Proteins co-encoded in one Brassica oleracea var. oleracea cultivar TO1000 chromosome C4, BOL, whole genome shotgun sequence genomic window:
- the LOC106338872 gene encoding uncharacterized protein LOC106338872 encodes MSTPHCSFSLRSVLEQDKLNGSNFLEWYRNLRIVLKQEKKDYVLEKVLPEKPKTNVQHAERTAYDKHVSDMVDVCCLMLATMNSDLQKQYENVDSPIDMITSLKGMFQEQARTERYQTVKSLIECKLPIDGPVSPHVIKMMGYIDNLAKLDCPISQELATDLILQSLPSSYDQFSITPLGTHSRNVCVYAK; translated from the exons ATGTCAACTCCCCACTGTTCATTCTCATTACGATCTGTCCTTGAGCAGGACAAATTGAATGGGTCAAACTTCCTTGAATGGTATCGAAACCTCAGAATTGTTCTCAAACAGGAGAAAAAGGACTATGTCCTAGAGAAGGTTCTTCCTGAAAAACCTAAGACCAATGTCCAACATGCTGAACGAACTGCTTATGATAAGCATGTCAGTGATATGGTCGATGTGTGTTGTCTTATGTTGGCAACCATGAACTCAGATTTGCAGAAGCAATATGAGAACGTGGATTCACCAATTGACATGATCACTAGCCTGAAAGGTATGTTTCAGGAGCAAGCTCGAACTGAGAGATACCAAACAGTTAAGTCTCTCATTGAGTGCAAGCTACCAATAGATGGTCCAGTTAGTCCACATGTCATCAAGATGATGGGTTATATTGATAACTTGGCTAAGTTGGATTGTCCTATCAGCCAAGAGTTGGCGACTGATCTCATTCTACAGTCATTGCCGTCAAGCTATGATCA ATTTTCCATTACCCCTTTGGGGACACACTCTAGAAACGTCTGCGTTTACGCTAAGTAA